Below is a genomic region from Halorussus caseinilyticus.
GCTACTCTGGCTCCACAACTACTCTGGCTCGTAGGAGTTCGTCGTGTCGAGCCAGTACACGTCGTCGGCGTCACGCTGATACACGGTAGCGAAAAGGACGAACCCGTTGAGGACGACACGCGGAACGTGTTGAGGTCGGCACGCGGCATCTATTCGCGTTCTCACGATGTTGGTTAGCCGGTTCGTCCGCGTTTTGTCCGAGACCGACGGGCGGCGACGTGGGCGTAGCTGGCGTCCCGGTCGGCGTCAAGGCCGGTCGCTCGCAGGTGCCGGTCGCTAACCAACAAGACGGGTCTCAGGTGGTGCTGTGTTGGTTCGTCGCGGTGGCCTGCTCGTCCAGTCCTGACTCTCACGATTCGGGGCGCGGTCTTGGTCGCTATACTGGCCGTGTTCTTCCCACGTCGGGTTTTGAAGCGACTCGGCCAGACAGGTGACTTCCGAGTTTCACTGTCGCCGTTCCAGACTTCGAGCATACTCGGCCGTTTCCGGGATAGCCGTGTCGAAGTCCGGCCCGAACCCGTCGCTAGAAACCACCTCATCGCTCTCCGGCCGTCTCACCCAGTTCCGTCCGACGCCATCTCGGAACTTCTACCACCCCAACCCCACAAAGCTGTGAGTTCCTCTTTTCGAGAACCCAAATCACTTCAACCCCACAAAGGTACATCTGGAACTTCGGGCATCAACGGCGTCATCGGCCCCGAACAGCACGCTTCAACCCCACAAGGGTACATCTGGAACGCGCGCTCTTGCCGCCGAACTGCCCGTCACCGAGGCTTCAACCCCACAAGGGTACATCTGGAACGGTCCAGACCGGGATTCTGTTCCTCCTGCTGTTCGACGCTTCAACCCCACAAGGGTACATCTGGAACCATGCCGGATTCTCCGGCGTGATAGGCTGTCGTAGCTGAATCCATACAAGTGTTTCCGTCGACCCTCAATTCCCCCTCTACCCCCGGGGGTCGACGGAAACGCGGAGTGACGGAATGGTTCTCTTGGTGAATGTCGGCGGACTGTCGCCGTGGGCGTCAACCGGACGCGGATACAGAGATTGGCCGTTCCGACCACGTTCTCCTACTCGTCTTCTAACTCGCTCGCGTCGAGTTCGCCAGCCAGATACGCACGGCCCTTCTCTGATATGCTATAGTATTGGCCCTCTTTTTCGAGTAGTCCTGCTTCAACGAGCTTCCGACAGCGTGTCCCGACGTAATCGTTGTTATAATCAATATTCACCGCAATACAACCGGGTGAAAGTTGGAGTTCCTTATTGAGAGGGTCGAACTGGGAGCCAAGGACTGTTAGAATAAGGTCATCACCGGCAGTCATCCATTCAACCTGCCGCCACATGATTTCCCAATCGATGGGGACGGGACATAACACGTTTCCTTCACCGCTAAAACTACCTTTAGGCAGTTCTGAATACCTGCTAAAGCATATTTCTATGCTATGACGCCACTGAAAATATGCTTAAGCATAGTCAAGTTTATTAACTGCGAATGTGACGCCTGAAATAGGAACTACCGAAGGCGCTATACGTCGATTTAGACCCGAAGAACGACCGGTGATACAGCACCGGCCTTCGGTGGTTCCCACGGCAGAGAACCATGCTCGCCTACAGGGACGCGGGACTTGAATCTCCCGCACGGATAGCCGCGCGTATCGATTTCATGAACAACCTCGGAACTGAGCGCGGAGGTGCTGAAGAGTGACGACGGCCGAGGCTTTGCCGTCGTTGGTAGACCTGCACGGGTTCCAACGAGACGTACTCTTTGCGGTGTGTGCGCTGGAACGCGACGGCGACCCGCCGCGAGGCCTTCGTGTGAAACAGCGTCTCGAAGCGACGTACTACGAGGAAGTGCATCACGGCCGTCTGTACCAGAACCTCGACACACTCGCCGACCACGGTCTCGTCTCGAAAGGCGAGAAAAACGGCCGGACGAACGAGTACACCACGACCGACGCGGCGCGGACCGTCCTCGACACGCACGTCCGGGCGCGCGCCGAGCAAGCAGGCGTCGAACTCGCCACCAGCGAACCCGACGCGTTCGATAGCGACGAGACCGGGACGCCGGACAGTCAGACGGAACTCGGCGACACCCCGCCAACTGAGGGCGAAGCGTGGTGACCGCCCGCGACGAGTTCGGGCCGGACCTCGACACGGCGATTCCCGAGACGTTCGACGTGTGCCCCGACTGTGGCACGCCAACCGTGAAACTGGGGAGTCACGACTGTCCGGGCGATTCGCTCCAAGACCCCACACGGGAAGAGCGCGACCGCCGCATCGAA
It encodes:
- a CDS encoding helix-turn-helix transcriptional regulator, which translates into the protein MTTAEALPSLVDLHGFQRDVLFAVCALERDGDPPRGLRVKQRLEATYYEEVHHGRLYQNLDTLADHGLVSKGEKNGRTNEYTTTDAARTVLDTHVRARAEQAGVELATSEPDAFDSDETGTPDSQTELGDTPPTEGEAW
- a CDS encoding MarR family transcriptional regulator gives rise to the protein MWRQVEWMTAGDDLILTVLGSQFDPLNKELQLSPGCIAVNIDYNNDYVGTRCRKLVEAGLLEKEGQYYSISEKGRAYLAGELDASELEDE